The genomic region GGCAAATTCCTAAAATACGGTATTTTAATTCGCCCTGACGGGTGTCGAAATACCAGTATCCTACAACTTTATAATCGGATACGTGAACAGCTGCGATTTCTGTTTTGTTGATATACTCTTCAGAAATTTTAGCACCTGCTTTTTTCTGTTTTGCCGTGAAGCTGTTGTACTGCTCTTTACCGGCATCAGTTGTATCGATTCTGAATAGGGAAGCTTCGATATCTTTTAATGATTTTTTAGTTGTAAAATAACTATCATCATAGATTTCGGTAAGCTTACCTGACTTAATTCCTTCTACCAACACATCGTATAATGGTTTTCTATCCGGACCTAAGTTTCCTTCTATAGGGTAATATAACGGGAAGTTAACTCTTTCATCAAGGTCGATAATTTCCCAAATCTTTTTCCCCATTAATACATCACGGTCATCCACATATCCGTATGGTAGCGGCTTGTCGTTATCTGCATTTAATTGTGCTGCGGTTTTTTTACCGATTTCAGCCGGGGTTTTTGCATTTAAAAGATTAGACTGTGCAAAAGTTGCAATTGAGCTAAAAGTAAATGCAATTACTAATGAAAAATTTCTCCAATTCATTTTTTATTCTTTATATACTATTTAAGTAATTATAAACTCAAACCTGGTCGTTTTTATTGTACTTCAAATGTACAAGGTGCAACTCTTTTTGGCATTTGATCCAAACCAACGAATTTAGCTTTGATCTCAGAGATAACAACGATATCACCTCTGCTCGCTTTAGCAATTGCTGCCTTTGCACGTGCATCCATTTTGTTTCCGGAAACCACGATAGTTGGCTGACCTGGAACTTTGATGTTAAATTGTGTAACGTTAACAGTAACCGGGAAGTCGAAATCTTCTAATTCAGCAGAGATTGTACAAACCTCTAAGTTAGATTTCGCTCCTTTAGCAGCAACTTCACCACGGATTTTTCCAGTTGGAGAAGGTAATCCTTTAATACGGAATACTTCTTTACTGCTGAATGATTTTCCGTCAGGCATAGTAGCCGTAACGTTGATCGTTACATCACTTCCAGCACCTGGAGTAAGGTTATACTGACCTGGTTTTCCAGCAGCAGCCATACCTGGAGCAGACGCTTTTACTTTATCAGAAGAGATACCTGGTACAGAAACCGAAATAGGGTTTGGTACACCACGGTAAACAACTTTCATTTTATCAGCAGAAACGATAGCCTGGTTTGGCTTAGGAACTACAACATAGTTACCTGCGATTTCGATTTCAACCGGTTTGTTATCTTCCATGAAAGTAAACTTACCTTTGATATCTTTATCTCCAACGCTTCCAGCAGCCATTTTGAATACTGCAGATCCGTTTTCAATTGAAGTAGTAGCACCGTTTACAGAAACTGCTTTTGGCACAGTAGATTCGTCATAACGACCTAATACTACTCGTCCTGTAACTTGTTCTCCCTGGAAGAACGCTGATTTATCCATCATTACGAACGCTTTATAGTTTTTCATAGAAGCCGCTGCCATTGCAGTGTTTCCTAAAAATGCGTTGTAAAGTTCTGCTTCGATAACTTTTACATCATTCTGCAATGCTGATAACTTCGTTAAAGAAGCGATTGATGGGAATCCTTTGTAGTTGTAATCTAAATATTTTTTAGTGACACCTTCTCCGTCTTTTACATCAGCTGTATTGAATTTAGAATCGATTTCAGCAATGATTGCTTTGTATTTTGGATCATTTCCAAGCACTGCTTTCATATCAGCTCTGTACTTGTCCATAGTGCTAACGATTTCTTTTCCTTTAGCAGAATATCCGTCACCACTAAACCAACCTTCGTCGATTTTGTCACCTTTATCCATTGCTTCGTAAGGCAATTTTCCGTCTTTGTTTTTTTCAACTCCTGCGGTTGCATCAGCTTTTAATTTTCCGATATAATCGTAGAAATTTTTAGTAATAACCGCTACCTGATCTGCTTTTTTCTTAGCTTCTCCAAATTGCGTCGGGTTATCAGCAGCTTTCGTACCTAACGCGCCTAATGTAAGTGAATTCGTTTCTGTAGCAGCTGTATTAGCTGTTTCGAATTTTTCGTTCATCAAACCAAAAGCGGATAATACTTCTTTTGACATGTTTAATGCCAACATTGCGATGAAAACCAGGTACATCAGGTTAATCATCTTCTGTCTAGGGGTTAATTTTCCTCCTGCCATTTCTTTCTAATTAGTTTTAAAGATTAATAAATAATGCAACTAATTAGTTTCTGTTGCTCATTGCAGAAAGCATTCCGCCGTAAACGTTGTTTAATGAAGATAAGTTTGCAGTCAATGATTGCATTTGATCTTTTAATTTCAAGTTGTTTTCAGCAACTTCTTTGTTGATCTCTGCATTACGAGTAGCACTTTCTAATTGTACTTTGTACATGCTGTTTAAAGATTCCATTTGAGCCGCAGCTAATGACATTTCTTCAGCATATTTTTTAGTAGAAGCAACTGAATCAACAGTTGGAGCGATTCCTTTAGCAGCAGCTTCGAAGTTTTTGATGCTGTTACCTAAGCTTGACATCAACTCACCGTCAATTTTAGCTTCTTTTAACATGTTATCTAATTTCTGAGATAATAATCCTTGCGCTTCAGTTGGGTTATCCGCTTTTTTCACATCTCTCTTTTTAGCTTCTCCACCTGCTAATTCAGGGTAAACTAAAGACCAATCTAATTCTTTTTCAACTGGATCGAAAGCTGATAATGCGAAGATGAACGCCTCAACTCCAAGACCAATAATAAGCATCGGGCTCGCACCTGGCCAGTGCATAATTTTGAATAAAGCTCCAACGATTACCACTGCTGCCCCCATACCATAGGCAAAATTCATAACTTTTTTAGGTAGTGCCATAATAAAATAAAATTTTAGTTAGTTAAGTTAATTATAAATAAAAATTGGTTAAATTTTAAAATTGAGTTAAGTTGAATTATTTTGTGAATTTTTAGTTCGGTCTGTTTCCGGTAGCTTGCGCTCCCATATAATCCTGTACCGTTCTGAATCCGATATAACTTCTCGCTGTATCCGCATATTCGAAGTTACGGGTACCTACCTGCAGGTAGTACGATACATCTTTCCAAGATCCACCACGAACTACTTTACGTTGGTTTTTAGCATCCGGTACATTTGGATTCATTGTCGAAACATAGTCATAAGCAGCTGCATCGTAAGATGAATCCGTCCACTCGGCTACGTTACCCGACATGTTGTATAAATTGAAATCGTTTGGTTCGTATGATTTGGCCTCAACAGTGTAAAGTGCACCGTCAGCAGCATAATCTCCACGGCTTGGCTTGAAGTTTGCCAAATAACATCCTCTGTCATTTTTAGCATATGGACCTCCCCAAGGATAGGTTGCAGATTCTAAACCACCTCTGGCAGCATATTCCCATTCTGCCTCTGTTGGCAAACGGAATGAGTTCACCTGATCTCTTCCTTTTTTCTTTTTGATATAGGAGTTTTTGTTTAACGTTCTCCAGGCACAAAAAGCTTTCGCCTGTTTCCAGCTAACTCCAACTACTGGATAATCTCCATAAGCCTGGTGCCAGAAATAATCATTGTGCATTGGTTCGTTATACGAATACGCGAAGTCTTTAATCCAAACGGTAGTATCCGGATAGATTAACTGATTTTCTGTTTTGATAAATTTACTTCTTTTCGATCTGCTACTCGTAGTGCTTTTATCTTTAGCAGCCGCCTGAATATCCATCCAGGTGTAACGGAATTTCAACTTCGAAACGTCGAAAGTTCTCAAACCGTTATACGACTCGCTTGCAGGCAAATACAAAGAGTCCATAACCTCAACATAATACTCATCCGGGTATTTTTGCGGGTCTTTATGTAACTTTACTTTTTTGTTAAGACGTCTTCCAGCATAAGGATCCTCATCCGTTCCTACGCTGTAATAATTCTCATACATGTATTTGTCGTATGCAGACATTTTTGCAGGATCCTGGTCACTAAAAGCGAAATCTCCAATACTTCCACCTTTATTTCCTCCAGAACCTGGCTTCATCCCTTGCTCATCAGCCAAGATAGCTAAACGAACACGGATTGTAGAATCTTTTACCCATTCGACAAACTGACGATATTCACTATTCGTAATCTCCGTCTCATCCATGTAAAAGGAACGAACTGTTACCGTTTTTGTCGGTGCGTCCTGAACGTTGGCTAAATCATCATCTGACTTACCCATGATAAAAGCGCCACCAGGAACCAAAGTCATACCATACGGCTTTTCCGGATGCCATTTCTTTCCTTTAACTCCTACCAGCTCACCTCTGTCGTTAGAACCACAGCTGAAAAACAAGGATACAACAGCTGTTAATGCAATGAACTTCTTCATATAAATTTGGGTTAATAGTATTTATATTTTTAAGGGCGTAAACCTATTTATTTATTTTCTAAAAAGCAAAAAATTTATTAAAAAAAACTTAAAAAAAACAATAAAACACAATTTAGGGTTTAAATAAACGTTTTTTAAACATTCAACGTTACGAACATGTTAATTAAACCATATTTTTACGTTGCGCCTTCCACCATCTTTCCGGGATTTCATGGTTTGTTGCGCCCAAATAATCCTCATATGTGCAAGGTAATAACGTATTTCTTTTTAATTTATTGTTAAAACTTGTTAAAAAGGGTATTTCTATCCACCATCTGTCCGTTTTATCACTTTTATAGAAAATCAATTCTTCGTCTTCCAACGGCACAATATAGCGGGAATACTCCTCCCGACTTCCAAATGGATATTCTTTCGAACGGTAATGATAGCCTTCTATAAAGTACCATAAAATTTGCGCCACCAACATGGCTTCTCCTTCGGTACTGTTATGATTAAAAATACCAAAAGAAGACACCTTATCGCTAATCCCGGCATAACGGGAAAGAATACAGATTTCTTTACCGTTAAATCCATTCGGCATAAATTGAGTAAAGTTCCCCGAATCACTCGATTTGACCGAAGTCAGATCCAAACTGACCAAATCAGCATCGCGGAAAACCGGCTCTGCAATAGTCGAATTATTACTGATTTCTCCTAATCGATAGGCGTCAAAATACAATTTCTCGATCAGGTCAATTTCTTCCTGTGAGTTAAAATAGGTCTGATACCCTACATTACTATAATTAAAGAGGTTGTTGGGCTCTTCAACAATCATTTTCGTCAAATACGAATGACCAGCCAATTGCTCTTCTTCTTTTCCAAAATCAAAACGATTGTCAATGGCAACAAGGTTTACCATTTGCTCCAACTGGTCGTATGCTCTGTAGATTGCATAAGTCAGATCCTGAGAACCTCCGATCACTACCGGAATTACTTTATTTTTGATCAGGTGTGCGACTGCTGTTTTCAATACATAATAGGTGTCTTCGGAAGAACTTCCGGCAACAATATTCCCCAGATCTACGATTTCGGCACCCCAGTTTCCGGGAAAAAGCTGATAAAACGCTTTCCGTATCGCGGTTAGTTCAATCGTATCATTATGACCGGCAAATCCTCTGTTTTCTATCACTCCGATAATAGCTATCGCAGCACTTTCAATATTAGGAAATTCCGTTTCGGTATGGAATACCACTTTTCGACCTAAGGTCTGGACGTTTAGCCCCTGTATAAATTCTAAAAAATCGGCATCTACCGGTTGAATATAATCAAATGCCATTGCTTATTTCTTTTTTGCCGTTGTTGTTGCTTTTTTGGTAGCTGTCTTGGTTGTTGCTTTTTTGGCCGTTGTTTTCTTAGCAGCTGTTTTTTTGGCCGGTGCTTTTTTCTCGATCATCTCTTTTACCTCATCCAAAGTCAACTTCGACGCATCCACATCTTTCGGAAGCTCAATTTTTACTTTTCCTTTCAGGATTACCGAACGTCCCCATCGTGCTTTCTCAACACGGATACCTTCTTCTTCCCAGTTATGTAGTACTTTATCGATATCTTTTTGCAATTTTTCTTCGATCAATGCTACAATATCCGACTGTGACAAGTTATCAAAATTGTATTTTTTATTTACGTTGATAAACATTCCATTCCATTTGATAAATGGCCCAAAACGTCCCACCCCTTTTTGTACCGGTTCGTTTTTATAGATCCCGATAGGCGCATCAGCTT from Flavobacterium sp. WV_118_3 harbors:
- a CDS encoding formimidoylglutamase, whose product is MAFDYIQPVDADFLEFIQGLNVQTLGRKVVFHTETEFPNIESAAIAIIGVIENRGFAGHNDTIELTAIRKAFYQLFPGNWGAEIVDLGNIVAGSSSEDTYYVLKTAVAHLIKNKVIPVVIGGSQDLTYAIYRAYDQLEQMVNLVAIDNRFDFGKEEEQLAGHSYLTKMIVEEPNNLFNYSNVGYQTYFNSQEEIDLIEKLYFDAYRLGEISNNSTIAEPVFRDADLVSLDLTSVKSSDSGNFTQFMPNGFNGKEICILSRYAGISDKVSSFGIFNHNSTEGEAMLVAQILWYFIEGYHYRSKEYPFGSREEYSRYIVPLEDEELIFYKSDKTDRWWIEIPFLTSFNNKLKRNTLLPCTYEDYLGATNHEIPERWWKAQRKNMV
- the gldL gene encoding gliding motility protein GldL, which gives rise to MMALPKKVMNFAYGMGAAVVIVGALFKIMHWPGASPMLIIGLGVEAFIFALSAFDPVEKELDWSLVYPELAGGEAKKRDVKKADNPTEAQGLLSQKLDNMLKEAKIDGELMSSLGNSIKNFEAAAKGIAPTVDSVASTKKYAEEMSLAAAQMESLNSMYKVQLESATRNAEINKEVAENNLKLKDQMQSLTANLSSLNNVYGGMLSAMSNRN
- the gldN gene encoding gliding motility protein GldN, coding for MNWRNFSLVIAFTFSSIATFAQSNLLNAKTPAEIGKKTAAQLNADNDKPLPYGYVDDRDVLMGKKIWEIIDLDERVNFPLYYPIEGNLGPDRKPLYDVLVEGIKSGKLTEIYDDSYFTTKKSLKDIEASLFRIDTTDAGKEQYNSFTAKQKKAGAKISEEYINKTEIAAVHVSDYKVVGYWYFDTRQGELKYRILGICPIVPDVYTMDKEEKEYIELFWVYFPSARDVLHASKAFNDKNSAMPITFDHLLNSRRFNGVIYREENVYGDRQIDEYVKENAQMQLLESERVKEKIRNFEQDMWNY
- the gldK gene encoding gliding motility lipoprotein GldK; translated protein: MKKFIALTAVVSLFFSCGSNDRGELVGVKGKKWHPEKPYGMTLVPGGAFIMGKSDDDLANVQDAPTKTVTVRSFYMDETEITNSEYRQFVEWVKDSTIRVRLAILADEQGMKPGSGGNKGGSIGDFAFSDQDPAKMSAYDKYMYENYYSVGTDEDPYAGRRLNKKVKLHKDPQKYPDEYYVEVMDSLYLPASESYNGLRTFDVSKLKFRYTWMDIQAAAKDKSTTSSRSKRSKFIKTENQLIYPDTTVWIKDFAYSYNEPMHNDYFWHQAYGDYPVVGVSWKQAKAFCAWRTLNKNSYIKKKKGRDQVNSFRLPTEAEWEYAARGGLESATYPWGGPYAKNDRGCYLANFKPSRGDYAADGALYTVEAKSYEPNDFNLYNMSGNVAEWTDSSYDAAAYDYVSTMNPNVPDAKNQRKVVRGGSWKDVSYYLQVGTRNFEYADTARSYIGFRTVQDYMGAQATGNRPN
- the gldM gene encoding gliding motility protein GldM, with the translated sequence MAGGKLTPRQKMINLMYLVFIAMLALNMSKEVLSAFGLMNEKFETANTAATETNSLTLGALGTKAADNPTQFGEAKKKADQVAVITKNFYDYIGKLKADATAGVEKNKDGKLPYEAMDKGDKIDEGWFSGDGYSAKGKEIVSTMDKYRADMKAVLGNDPKYKAIIAEIDSKFNTADVKDGEGVTKKYLDYNYKGFPSIASLTKLSALQNDVKVIEAELYNAFLGNTAMAAASMKNYKAFVMMDKSAFFQGEQVTGRVVLGRYDESTVPKAVSVNGATTSIENGSAVFKMAAGSVGDKDIKGKFTFMEDNKPVEIEIAGNYVVVPKPNQAIVSADKMKVVYRGVPNPISVSVPGISSDKVKASAPGMAAAGKPGQYNLTPGAGSDVTINVTATMPDGKSFSSKEVFRIKGLPSPTGKIRGEVAAKGAKSNLEVCTISAELEDFDFPVTVNVTQFNIKVPGQPTIVVSGNKMDARAKAAIAKASRGDIVVISEIKAKFVGLDQMPKRVAPCTFEVQ